GACAGAAAATTACCGGCATGATACAGGGTTGAATGCCTGGTGTGTATGCCTGCCTAATGCTGAAGGAAGAAACGAATCTGGTTCAGATTGTGATTTGATGTAAGCGATTCTGCATCAGGTTTATACATCATTTCAAGAAGGGGATGGTATGATTCTGTTACTTTGTGGCGAACCATTTTCATCGTGGAGTTGAGCATAAGGTTTTGCTCCGTAAACGGTTCAGGCAGGATGGCAAACATTTTTGGCAGCCAGTACTTCGGGAAGTGACCTTTGTAGTTGGGGTGTTCAACAAAAGCATGAAAATCCTTGATCAGTTGCTCCAGCACGAAGGCCGGATCGGCGTGCTGAAAGTCGTGGATCAGGCGGTTGCGTCGGATGTCATCCATAGTCACAAAAGCCACCGTGTAAGGCTTCATATCGTTGTACACCATGGCCTGGCTGAAATAGCGCGAAGTGCTCATAATGGCCTCCTCAATGCCTTCAGGCGAATATTTTTCGCCATTGGGCGAGATCAGCAGGGCTTTCTGACGGCCCACCACAACCAGGAACCCGTCTTCGTCATAATATCCAAGGTCACCGGTGTAGAGCCAGCCATTGCGTATGGTTTTTGCGGTGGCTTCCGGGTTTTTGTAATAGCCTGCCATGACGTTGTTGCCGCGTATGACAATCTCGCCCTGCGTACCAGTAGGCAAAGGACGGCCCTGCTCGTCGGCGATGATGCATTCCAGATTGGGGATCACTTTGCCCGACGTGCCCAGCTTGTGCACCTGCGGGGTGTTGGCCGAAATGATGGGCGATGCCTCGGTTAGGCCATATCCTTGATAGACAGGCACGCCGATGGCAGCAAAAAATTGTTGTTGCGAAAGATCGAGCAATGCCCCGCCTCCGACACAAAACCTGATGCTGTTTCCAAAAACCTGACGCAACTTACTAAAGATGAGTTTATCGGATATTCTGTATGCCAGGCGTTTTTGCCAGCTGAGTTTTTTTCTGCCCGTATAACCGTTGCCATACTGTTCGATACCTGCTGCCAGACCTGCATCGAACAGCCTCCGGATCAGGCCACCCTTGGCGTAAACGCCCTCTTTCATTTTGGCCATAAAATTGCCGGTCAGGGTGGGCACGGTGAGCAAAAAGTGGGG
This window of the Bacteroidota bacterium genome carries:
- a CDS encoding AMP-binding protein, with the protein product MKRNVIHLLRQAAEKFATTPYLNDKTDEGWKGISFGETFAKAQQFASALLELGLGKDDKVALLAEGRSSWVIAEYGLLMAGCINVPLSIKLLPEEIVFRLSHAGCKAIILSANTLEKALPALVKLDHPIRVIYLDDAPAQQNSLFEASGIPLEEVLVFGKMIESGKQALEKNLSSLLEFEQNLDENQVVNICYTSGTTGDPKGIMLTHLNYYANSTDAMQYFDVNEGDRLLIILPLDHSFAHTVGIYACAVKGLSIFFVDARGGNKNIVQNIPGNLKEVNPHFLLTVPTLTGNFMAKMKEGVYAKGGLIRRLFDAGLAAGIEQYGNGYTGRKKLSWQKRLAYRISDKLIFSKLRQVFGNSIRFCVGGGALLDLSQQQFFAAIGVPVYQGYGLTEASPIISANTPQVHKLGTSGKVIPNLECIIADEQGRPLPTGTQGEIVIRGNNVMAGYYKNPEATAKTIRNGWLYTGDLGYYDEDGFLVVVGRQKALLISPNGEKYSPEGIEEAIMSTSRYFSQAMVYNDMKPYTVAFVTMDDIRRNRLIHDFQHADPAFVLEQLIKDFHAFVEHPNYKGHFPKYWLPKMFAILPEPFTEQNLMLNSTMKMVRHKVTESYHPLLEMMYKPDAESLTSNHNLNQIRFFLQH